The following DNA comes from Caldicoprobacter guelmensis.
ATAGAGGTGTTTGAACACCTGGAATGGTTGATGGTACTGCTTTTCATATTGGGGACGGTGCTGGTGGCCATTGAGTTTATGACGCCCGGGTTTGGTATAGCGGGTACGCTTGGTATTATCTCACTGGTGATAGGCATAGTAGTTGCCTCTCAGGTAGTTTCTCCGCCTGTTTTGATGGTTATAATAGTGGTTGTCTTGTTGACCATTGTGTTTCTTTTGTTGTGGGTCTATCGTTCGGCAACAAAGGGAGGTAAAATATCTCGCACTTTGCTGCTTCATTCTAGGTTGGACAGGGAAAGTGGTTATACCAGCGTACACCTTGAGGATAATTTGGTGGGAATGGAGGGGGTTACTCTCTCCATGCTCAGGCCATCGGGTACCGCACTGATAGGCAACAAAAGGGTAGATGTGGTGACGGAAGGTGAGTTTATCCCTCAAGGTACAAAGGTGAAGGTAATCAAGGTAGAGGGCTTTCGCATTGTGGTGGCGCGGGCCGATGATTAATGCGGATGAATGCTCCAAGGGTAGATGGCTTGGTATTTATGGATAATATTGAGTGCGAGATGGTTGATGTGGGGATATGAACAGGTGGCCGCAGTGAATGATAAGGGTGCGTTTTCATATATATATCTTTTCTGTACTAAAATCGGTGATGAAGACGCGGCTATCGTTTTCGACAAACTCTATAATGTTGGATAGCATTCTGTCTACGTGTTGCCCTTCGTTGGACACGCACGCTATGCCCAGGACTGCGCTTTGCCATTTGTCGTTAAGTCCTACTTCCGCAACGGAAGCGTTAAATCGGCTTTGAAGGCGCTCTATCAGGCTTTTTAATATGCGCCTTTTTTCTTTTAAGGAGAAGGCTTCTTCTATAAGTAGGTTTACCTTGCAAACGCCGATTACCATAGTATTGTTCCCCTTTCAGACAGTTCAATTATGAGAATAAATTGCCGCTTTATTCTATCACCTTATAATGGTATCCAAAATAGTCATAATGGCAAAGCCTATGAGCACGCCATAGGTGGCAATGCGCTGGAAACCCCGCCTGTGAGTTTCGGGTATAATCTCGTCGCTTATTACAAACAGCATGGCTCCAGCTGCAAATGCCAATGTAAGCGGCAGTATGGGGCGTGCGAGTTGAGTGAGTGCCAAACCAAACAGCGCACCTACTGGTTCTACCAGTCCCGTCAGGAGCGCTACTCCAAATGCCTTTGCCGGTGTTGTATTTTCTTGCATTTTAAGGGCCATAGCTACTGCTAAACCCTCGGGCATGTTATGTACGCCTATTCCTATGGCGAGTGCAAATCCGTTAGCATAATCAAAGCCACCAAAGCCTGCCCCTACTGCAAGCCCTTCAGGGAAGTTATGGATGGTAATGGCGATTATAAATAGCCAAATCCGACTTAAGCCTTTATTTTTACCTTCCATCCCTGTTACTGCATGGAAGTGTGGTAGTGTCTTATCTATGTAATCTAAAAATACACCCCCTAGTACGATACCTAACAAGATGGTGACTGCTCCATTGATACCGCCTCCACTCTTTTCTATGGCGGGTACCACCAGGCTGAAGGAGGTGGCAGCCAACATTACTCCAGCGGCAAATCCCAGCATGGCATTGCTGATTTTATCTGGGATCTTTTTTGTGAAAAATACTGGTATGGCTCCTAAACCGGCACTTAAGCCAGCTGCTAGGCTAGCAAGCAGTCCAATTAAAGTGAGGTTTTGTGGTGTCAGCCAATTAGTCATGTTGTTCTCCCTTTCCAGTTTCTGTGTATATAGAGATAGCATTGGCAATATGGATGACTGTGTACGGCTAGATTATAACACAACTTGAGAAAAACTTCCATCTTAAAAAACTTCTGTTGATATCCGTTAATCAAAACAGGAACTTATGGGAAAGATATAGAAAAGGGTATTGACAAAATGATGAGAAAAGGAGGAATTAAGTTGAAGGTAACCGTCGACCAAGACTTGTGCATAAGCTGTGGACTGTGTATAAGCACATGTGGGGAGGTATTTCACTGGAACGCCGATGACAAGGCGGAGGCCGTGGCCACAGACGTGCCGCCCGAGCTAGAACAAGATGTGCAAGAGGCCATGGATAACTGTCCAACAGATGCTATTAAGCATGCATAAATTGTAATAGAATAATGGAATTTCTAGCTAGGGTGAAATACAGCAAATTGCACAGGGCATCCATGGTTATGTAGTACTATTAAAATTTAGCGTAAACACTGTAAGAAGATTTTTGTAAAAAGGAGAGGGGTTGTTAGATGAACTCGCCCCTCTCTTTTTTTGTTTTGATAGATAATAGCATTAAGTTATTGCGGTGCCATTTGTGACAATTTTAAGCGTATGGTTTTGATCTCAAAAGGCCTGAAATTCAGCTCTATCTTGTTATCCTGAACCGTCAATTCTTTTTCGGTATTTTCGAGCATATCAGTTTGTTCGGCTCCAGCGATGGGGAAAGCCACCGATAGAGTGCAGCGCGTGGCCGTGCGTTTTGCCTCGTACAGCCTCAATATTAAGTCATTGGAGCCATCCTCGGGCGCTTTTACGGTTTCAAGAATTATATTGGCTGCATCCAACGAGAACAAAGAGGCAGATTTTTCAGCAGCGCCGTTGACTACCGTTACAGGGCAATTGAGGTCGTATGCCTCACGAATTACATCGCTTTCTGCAAAGCTGCCATTCCATGCGTAGAAAGAATAGGTGAAATGCTGAATACCTTTGTCGGCATTCATGTCAGGTGCCAAAGGCGCCCTGAGAAGCGTCAGGTTTATGCTGTTGCCCAAGGTATTTACTCCATACTTGCAATCATTTAACACTGCAAATCCCCGGTTTTCTTCCATAAGGGCAGTCCACTTATGGTTGCATACCTCAAACCGGTCGGCATCAAAGGGACGCGATTTATGATTGGGACGCTTTAAATGGCCAAACTGTATTTCGTGTACGCCCTCGTTGGTATGGATATTCACCGGGAACGCCACTTTCAGCAGTTTGTGGGATTCTTGCCAGTCAATGGTGGTCACAAAATCCACACGTCTGCTATTACGTCGCAGGATGATGTCTTGTGTCATATGAGAATTATTGAGTTTCCTTGTGACCCTGAGGATAGCCATTAAAGGCCCTTGTGATACCACTTCGAAAGAAGCGGGTTCATTTAGCTCAACCGGCGTTAAGCTATACATACTGTCGATATCCCAGGCATCCCAATGGCTGGGAACGTCCTTATACATCTTAAAGCTGTTGCAAGGACCACCAGCAAGTTCTACATTAGCCTCTTTATCAAATATGCTTACTATCTCGCCTTTATCGTTGAATTTTATGCGCAAGAACTCGTTTTCCATCGAATGGGATGTAATTTTAAGAGTATTTTCAACTGTTTTTGCCCTTCCGGGATACAGAGTGATCCAACCGCAGGAAGGCACTTCAACTTCAGCTAGCAAGCCATCTTCCGATTGCTGGATTGGCAATGGTTGCCCATCAGCTAATACAGCCCCTTCAAACTCTTTGGGCAACGATACTATGACTGCCCTGTTCCACGAGAGGGAATTGAATATCGTAATGGCTTTTTCAGAGGTTTTATCAAGCAGGCTGGAAGCAGCCTCTTGTGCTATTTTTTTGGCGGTGGAGATCACCTTTTCATAATCTGCTTCGGCTTCCTCATATACCCTTTGAATGGATGAGCCTGGCAGGATGTCGTGGAACTGGTTAAGCAACACAGTCTTCCATGCCTGGTCCACAGTTTGAAGCGGAAAGGCATATCCTTTAAGTGCTCTAGCAGTTGCTCCCCACATTTCGGCTTCCCTAAGGGCTATTTCGCTTTTGCGGTTACCCCTTTTGGTCCTAGCCTGAGAAGTATAGGTCCCGCGGTGTGCTTGGAAATAAAGCTCACCCACATACCTGTGTTGTGGGAACCCGCGTTTTTCTAGGTCATAGAAGAATTCCAGAGGATGACAAATCTTTGTCCTGGGAACCCCTTCTAGGTCTTTGCACCGCCTTAAGTATTCTAGATGGTCGCGCGTTGGGCCGCCGCCTCCGTCTCCATAGCCGAAGGGAAGCAGGCGCGTGGATATGCCATCTTTTTGCACACGTTCATTCCAGCGTTGAATCAAAGTAGCCGGATTGGTATGGGAGTTGTAGTCGTTGTGTAGGTGTACCAAAATCTCAGAGCCGTCTATCCCTTCCCATATGAAGGTGTTATAAGGGAATGGTTCGCCGCCGGTGTATGCGCCCCAGAATATCTTTTGGGTAGAGAAGTATTTGATGCCGCATCCTTTCATGATTTGTGGCAGAGCGGCTGAATAGCCAAACACGTCTGGCAGCCAGCACAACTGGCTATCTATGCCGAATTCTTCTTTGAAAAAGCGCTTCCCGTGTATGAACTGTCTGATTAGGCTTTCGCCACCTGATATGTTGGTATCGGCCTCAACCCACATCCCACCTTCTGGGATGAACTGGCCCCTTTTGACGGCTTCTTTGATCCTCTCGTAAAGCTCGGGATAGTGTTTTTTTACCATCATATAAAGATGGGGTTGACTCTGTAAGAACTTGTATTCCGGGTACTCTTCCATCAATGCTAGCTGCGTTGCAAAGGTACGGGCACATTTTCTTTCAGTCTCGGCCAGCGGCCACAGCCAAGCTACATCTATGTGTGAATGTCCAAATGCAAACAAAAGGGGAGCAGTCGAACCGTTGACGCACTCCAAGAGGGGTTTTAGACGCTCTCTTCCAGCGCGAATGGTTTTCATCATTTCATCATATGGCAACTCAAAGTCTACTATTAGAGTAAAATCTTTTAGACCGGCGTCAATTTCGGCTACCCTTAATGAATTAGGATCCAAGTTTTCGCGTACCTCAAACAAGGTTTGCACATCAAGCCACAGCTGGTAGACTTCTTCTTCCCAGATGCCATAAGTACTTTTCCCCACTACAGCTTGAGTGGGGCCGGGTTCGGGAACGGTTACGCGTCCCGGAGGTGTGGGACCTACACTTGCTACTCTGGGGCCGTGACCGGCATAAGCCTCTACCAATATTTCGTATCGCTGCCCTGGAACACCATTCATTGTCAATGTGACTTCATGATGCTCATTGTCTTTTGCTCCTGCATTTACACCATTTACATATATGGCACTTTCGCCTCCAACGTCGACTTTCAGAACGATGCGCTTTCCTGCTGCTTCGTTTGGCAGGGTTATGGTGCTCCTAAACCAACCGTATTCCCACTTTGCACCCCATCTTGTACCCTCTGGCATGGGAGAAAAATTTCCTTTTAGTGCTTCTTGATAGGTGAGTTGCTGCTTTGTAATAAAACCTTCCCACTCGATTTCATCTAGGGGTATGTAGAAGTGACGTGTGAGCTCATCTTTCCACCTTAATATCCTGTGTCTCCATTCAGGGCTTAAAGACATTAAATACCACCTCATCTAATTTTTATTCGTGTTTGCTCCTCATATTTGAAAGGTAGAGCCTTTTGACGATATTTGCTTCAACTATTTCCATATTTTGTATAAAAATGATGGATCAATTATTGCAACATCTAGAATTAAATTATAACGGTAAAGTACGGATGTTACAATAGTTTTTTCATTGAATTATCGTGTCACCATTGTGCCAATTCCTTTATCAGTGAATATTTCTAAAAGGAGGGGATGTGGGATTGTGCCATTGACTATGTGAGTGCGTTTGACGCCTTGTTCGATGCTCTTTATGCACCCCTTCACCTTTGGTATCATACCGCCGCTGATTATACCTTTATCTATCAGTTCGTAAACCTCCTCTACTGTTATGACTGATATGATTGATTCAGGATCTTGTGGGTCTCTCCTGATCCCATCAACATCTGTGAGAAATATCAGCTTTTCGGCTTTTAAAGCTGCAGCCACTTCACCTGCTACTGTATCGGCGTTTATATTGTAACTTTGACCATCAGGACCTACACCTATGGGAGCAATTACAGGAATGTATTCATCCTTTGCTAATATTTCTAGAACTTTACAGTTTATATTTTTAACCTTTCCCACATAGCCCAGGTCAACTCCATCTACCGGTTCCATGGGTTCAACTTCTATCAGGTTTGCATCTTTCCCACACAGCCCTATAGCTTTGCCACCAAGTGAATTGAGCTGGGATACTATATCTTTGTTAATCTTACCGGTTAATACCATTTGCACCACTTCAATGGCTTCTTTTGTTGTAATGCGCAACCCTTTGTAAAATTTCGATGGAATATTTAAAGCCTCAAGCATTTTGGTAATTTCAGGTCCACCGCCATGCACCACAATGGGATTTACCCCCACATATTTGAGAAGGGTGATATCCTGCATGATGGTACGGCTTATGTCATCGCTGATCATAGCGTTTCCGCCGTATTTTATGACGACGGTTTTACCACTTAGCTGTTGTATATAAGGCAAGGCTTCGATTAATATATTGGCTTTGTGAATTAAGGCATCCATAAATCTTTCTCCTCTCCTCTTTTTGGTATTCGACTATTTTGTGGTGATTCAAACTTTTTATACAGAAGTAAAGTGTTTTACAGATACCATCCAGGATTACGCAATCCGGCAGTCTCTTCCAGGCCAAAGAGTATATTCATGTTTTGTACAGCTTGCCCTCCTGCGCCTTTTATGAGGTTGTCTATTGCTGCCACGACTACTATCCGGTGGGTGCGTTTATCGGTTACGAACCCGATATGGCAGTTGTTTGAGCCGTTTACATACTTGATTTCGGGGAGACTTCCTTCTGGATGGAGGACTATAAAAGGCTCGTTAGCATAAAACTCATTATATAGGTTATAAACAGCATCAAAGCTCAAAGGTGCTTTTAAGTTGGCGTATATAGTGCTTAAAATTCCCCGTTTTACAGGCAAAAGATGCGGGGTGAAGGATAGTATGACCTCCTTTTGAGCAAGTATGCTGAGTTCTTGCTCTATTTCGGAGGTGTGGCGATGGGTTGCCACCTTGTATGCTTTTACGTTTTCATCCACTTCGCAAAAATGAAGGCCCTGTGACGGCTCCCTGCCCGCTCCTGTTGCTCCGGATTTGGCGTCAATGATGATGGAATTTAAATCGATTAGCTCATGCTTTACCAGTGGAGCGAGCCCCAATATGGCACATGTAGGATAGCAGCCGGGGTTGCCTATCAGTCTGGCTTTTTTGATTTCCTCCCTGTGCAATTCCGGAAGCCCGTATACCGATGTTTGCAGCAGGTCTGGGCGTACGTGACGAGTGCCATACCATTTTTCATATACCTCGACTGATTTGTATCTGAAATCCCCGCTTAAGTCGATCACTTTTTTGCCTTTGTCGTACAGAGCCGGAATTACGTTGTTTGAAATTCCGTGAGGCAGTGAGGTAAATACTACATCACTCTCATCAGCAATTTTATCGATATCGAGCTTGCTACAAGCCTTATCAAGCAACCCTTTAAAATTTGGGTAAACATGTGATATAGGCTGCTCGGCAAAACTCTGGGATACGAGATGAATAAGCTGTACATGTGGGTGGGAATAAAGCAGTCTTACCAGCTCTATGCCGGCATATCCAGTTGCACCGATAACACTTACTTTTATCAATGCTGTGCCCTCCTTTTAAGTTTTGATAGGTATGTTATAATTATACATACATTTGAATAAAAATACAATGCATTGAATGTGCTCAGAAAAATTTCATTAACTTATACTCGATATGTCTGCTTGTTTTGCTTTTCTACGTGTTCAATTAAAAAACAGCAAGAAGGCCCCATTTTCTATGAGAAACAGAAGTTTCGCAAATTAATGAATAAAAACGGCGTAATCCTTTGATATTTAGAGGTTTAGAAAGGATAATACTCGAAATATGTAAATTCCGATTT
Coding sequences within:
- a CDS encoding NfeD family protein: MALIEVFEHLEWLMVLLFILGTVLVAIEFMTPGFGIAGTLGIISLVIGIVVASQVVSPPVLMVIIVVVLLTIVFLLLWVYRSATKGGKISRTLLLHSRLDRESGYTSVHLEDNLVGMEGVTLSMLRPSGTALIGNKRVDVVTEGEFIPQGTKVKVIKVEGFRIVVARADD
- a CDS encoding ferredoxin is translated as MKVTVDQDLCISCGLCISTCGEVFHWNADDKAEAVATDVPPELEQDVQEAMDNCPTDAIKHA
- a CDS encoding ZIP family metal transporter, with product MTNWLTPQNLTLIGLLASLAAGLSAGLGAIPVFFTKKIPDKISNAMLGFAAGVMLAATSFSLVVPAIEKSGGGINGAVTILLGIVLGGVFLDYIDKTLPHFHAVTGMEGKNKGLSRIWLFIIAITIHNFPEGLAVGAGFGGFDYANGFALAIGIGVHNMPEGLAVAMALKMQENTTPAKAFGVALLTGLVEPVGALFGLALTQLARPILPLTLAFAAGAMLFVISDEIIPETHRRGFQRIATYGVLIGFAIMTILDTIIR
- the argC gene encoding N-acetyl-gamma-glutamyl-phosphate reductase, producing MIKVSVIGATGYAGIELVRLLYSHPHVQLIHLVSQSFAEQPISHVYPNFKGLLDKACSKLDIDKIADESDVVFTSLPHGISNNVIPALYDKGKKVIDLSGDFRYKSVEVYEKWYGTRHVRPDLLQTSVYGLPELHREEIKKARLIGNPGCYPTCAILGLAPLVKHELIDLNSIIIDAKSGATGAGREPSQGLHFCEVDENVKAYKVATHRHTSEIEQELSILAQKEVILSFTPHLLPVKRGILSTIYANLKAPLSFDAVYNLYNEFYANEPFIVLHPEGSLPEIKYVNGSNNCHIGFVTDKRTHRIVVVAAIDNLIKGAGGQAVQNMNILFGLEETAGLRNPGWYL
- a CDS encoding DUF503 domain-containing protein, whose amino-acid sequence is MVIGVCKVNLLIEEAFSLKEKRRILKSLIERLQSRFNASVAEVGLNDKWQSAVLGIACVSNEGQHVDRMLSNIIEFVENDSRVFITDFSTEKIYI
- the argB gene encoding acetylglutamate kinase, which gives rise to MDALIHKANILIEALPYIQQLSGKTVVIKYGGNAMISDDISRTIMQDITLLKYVGVNPIVVHGGGPEITKMLEALNIPSKFYKGLRITTKEAIEVVQMVLTGKINKDIVSQLNSLGGKAIGLCGKDANLIEVEPMEPVDGVDLGYVGKVKNINCKVLEILAKDEYIPVIAPIGVGPDGQSYNINADTVAGEVAAALKAEKLIFLTDVDGIRRDPQDPESIISVITVEEVYELIDKGIISGGMIPKVKGCIKSIEQGVKRTHIVNGTIPHPLLLEIFTDKGIGTMVTR
- a CDS encoding alpha-mannosidase, translating into MSLSPEWRHRILRWKDELTRHFYIPLDEIEWEGFITKQQLTYQEALKGNFSPMPEGTRWGAKWEYGWFRSTITLPNEAAGKRIVLKVDVGGESAIYVNGVNAGAKDNEHHEVTLTMNGVPGQRYEILVEAYAGHGPRVASVGPTPPGRVTVPEPGPTQAVVGKSTYGIWEEEVYQLWLDVQTLFEVRENLDPNSLRVAEIDAGLKDFTLIVDFELPYDEMMKTIRAGRERLKPLLECVNGSTAPLLFAFGHSHIDVAWLWPLAETERKCARTFATQLALMEEYPEYKFLQSQPHLYMMVKKHYPELYERIKEAVKRGQFIPEGGMWVEADTNISGGESLIRQFIHGKRFFKEEFGIDSQLCWLPDVFGYSAALPQIMKGCGIKYFSTQKIFWGAYTGGEPFPYNTFIWEGIDGSEILVHLHNDYNSHTNPATLIQRWNERVQKDGISTRLLPFGYGDGGGGPTRDHLEYLRRCKDLEGVPRTKICHPLEFFYDLEKRGFPQHRYVGELYFQAHRGTYTSQARTKRGNRKSEIALREAEMWGATARALKGYAFPLQTVDQAWKTVLLNQFHDILPGSSIQRVYEEAEADYEKVISTAKKIAQEAASSLLDKTSEKAITIFNSLSWNRAVIVSLPKEFEGAVLADGQPLPIQQSEDGLLAEVEVPSCGWITLYPGRAKTVENTLKITSHSMENEFLRIKFNDKGEIVSIFDKEANVELAGGPCNSFKMYKDVPSHWDAWDIDSMYSLTPVELNEPASFEVVSQGPLMAILRVTRKLNNSHMTQDIILRRNSRRVDFVTTIDWQESHKLLKVAFPVNIHTNEGVHEIQFGHLKRPNHKSRPFDADRFEVCNHKWTALMEENRGFAVLNDCKYGVNTLGNSINLTLLRAPLAPDMNADKGIQHFTYSFYAWNGSFAESDVIREAYDLNCPVTVVNGAAEKSASLFSLDAANIILETVKAPEDGSNDLILRLYEAKRTATRCTLSVAFPIAGAEQTDMLENTEKELTVQDNKIELNFRPFEIKTIRLKLSQMAPQ